CGGAAAAGAGGGGTGAACACTAGATGCCCGAAGGGTATCTTTCTATTGTACTGCATGCCCACCTGCCTTTCGTGCGCCATCCGGAGTATGAGCATGCCCTGGAAGAGCGGTGGCTCTACGAGGCCCTCACCGAGTCATATATCCCCCAGATATGGTCGTTCGAGCACCTCCTGGAAGACCGGGTACCGTTTAAGATTACCATCTCCCTGTCTCCCACTCTGTTAGCGATGCTCGTCGATCCCTTCCTGCAGGAGCGCTACCAGCGCCACCTGGAAAGGCTTCTGGAACTGGCCGATAAAGAAGTCCACCGCGCCCGTGGCACCCACTTTGAGACGGTCACCCACATGTACCGTGCTCACTTCAGGCAGGCCTATGATACCTTCGGCCGCTACCACCGCAACCTGGTCGGGGCCTTCCGCGCCCTGCAGGACTCCGGTGCGGTGGAGCTGATCACCACCGCCGCCACCCATGGCTACCTCCCGCTGATGATGCTTTACCCCGAAGCCGTCCGCGCCCAGGTCGGGGTAGGGGTACAGCTCTACGAGGAGCTTTTCGGCCGGCGGCCGGCCGGCATCTGGCTCCCGGAGTGCGCTTATACCCCCGGGCTGGACCGGATTCTGAAGGAATTCGGCATCCGTTACTTTTTCACCGACACGCACGGCATCCTTTTCGCCTCGCACCGGCCAAGGTTCGGCATCTTCGCGCCGGTCTACTGTCCGTCGGGAGTCGCCGCCTTCGGGAGGGATATCGAGTCCTCGAAACAGGTTTGGAGCGCCCGTGAAGGCTACCCCGGTGATCCCGACTACCGTGAGTACTACCGGGACATCGGTTTTGACCTGGACGAAGACTACATCCGGCCTTACATTCACCCGGACGGCACCCGCATAAACACCGGCTTCAAGTACTACCGTGTCACCGGCCGGGGCGCGCACAAGGAGCCCTACGTCCCATCCTGGGCGCATAACAAGGCCGAGATCCACGCCGGCAACTTTATGTTCAACCGGCAGCACCAGGTCCGCTACCTGAGGCGCTTTATGGACCGGCCGCCGCTCATCGTCGCCCCATACGACGCGGAACTGTTCGGGCACTGGTGGTTTGAGGGCCCCCTGTGGCTCGAAAAGCTCTGCCGCAAGATGGCCGCGGAACAGAGCGAGATATCAATGATTACCCCGAGCGAATACCTGCAGCGTCATCCCTGCAACCAGGTCGCCGTGCCCTGTGAATCCAGCTGGGGAGATAAAGGCTACCATGAGGTCTGGCTTTGCGACAAAAACGACTGGATCTATCGTCACCTGCACTGGGCCGCCGAAAGAATGATTGAGCTGGCCAGAACGTATCCGGCGGCCGAGGGGCTGCAGCGCAGGGCCCTGAACCAGGCGGCGCGGGAACTGCTGTTGGCCCAGGCCAGCGACTGGGCTTTCATAATGGCCACGGGAACCATGACCGAATACGCCGTTCGCCGTACAAAGACACACCTGTTGAATTTTAAGGGCCTCTGGCACCAGCTGCAGGAAAACCGCCTCGAGGACCCCTGGGTTGCCGAACTGGAGAGTCGCCACAACCCCTTCCCGCACCTGGACTACCGTATCTACCATCCCGCGGGGGTAGCTTAAGCGCCGATACACGAAAAGTCCTGCCGGTTTTCCGGCAGGACTTTTCGTGTATCGGGACCTAGTTTTCGTTAATGATTTTTTTTATTTTATCGATGTACATCTCCGTCAGCGACTCGGCAATTTCCATCGATGCTCCTTCGCTGAATACCCGGCAGACGGGCTGTTCCGGGTCGGGCAGGACGAGCGACCAGCCCTCCGGGTGAAAGACCTTCACGCCGTCGAGGACTTCCATACGGGCCTTCTTCCCCCCCTCGTCCTCGATAAGGCGCCGGATTACCCGCCCCTTCGCTTCCCAGGACACCGGCACATCCTTTCTGTGGGTGTAAAAGGCGGGGATTTCGTCCACCAGGCGGCTCAGGGAGGTGTCCGCTCCGGCGGCAAAACTGAGGATGCGCGTCAGCGCGGCCAGCGCGTCAAAGTGCAGGAAGAACTGCGAGACGTCCTCGGCCAAAATCCTTTCGATAAAGTCGCGCAGGGCCGTCTTGGTCCGCACGACGGTGGCCTGGTAGCGTTCGGCAAGGGTCTCAATGGTCTGGGGCGCGGTTACCGGCACCACCACCGGCCCCCCCTGCGTTTTTAAAACATAGAGAACGATGAGTACGGTCAGGAGATCGTCCTGGATAACCCTCCCCCGGTCATCGATTAGGATCAGGTGCTCACCCCCGGCGTCCATCACCACCCCCGCCCTGGCCCTCCGCTCCACCACGGTCGCGGCCACATGGGGGACCAGTTCCTGCAGGGCGGCCCATTCCTGGGGAGCTTCCTTCTCACCCTCCCCAGGGGGCATAATATTGGTTATCTCCATGCCCGTCTCCCGCGTCCAGGAGTCCAGGACCCTTTCCAGGTTCGCCGGATCCAGGGCGCACACCACGGAGCCGCCCCGCGCCCGAAGCGCTGGCAGGTCAACCTCGCTCAGCATCGCCTGCAGATAAGCCTCGGCCATCCCTTGCAGTAAGGCCGGCTCGCGCACGGCGGACGGCTCCACGCGGGCGAAATCCTCCCGGGCGAGAAGGTTTTCCATTTTCCGTTCGAGGCTGCGCGAAATGTTGGCCCCGTGCTGGTCCGTAAAAAGCAGAACCGCCCGTTCCGGTTCCCGGGCCGAAAGCCGGACATGCACCCCGCCGGTGCAGGCCAGGCTCCGTACCGCGAAGCGGTGCATCGGCGTGGTGGCCCCGCCCAGGTCCAGCACGTGCGCCCCTGCGCTTTGCAGCCCGGCCGCCACCGCGCGCCGGAGCATGGTTGAAGCCGGGTAGACGTCACTGGAAACGGCCACCGTCTTTCCCCGGCCCATCGCCGCACCGAAAACAGCCGCCACGCGAGCGGCAAACTCCGGCGTCATCTCTACGTTGACCAGTCCGCCGATCCCCTCGGTACCGAACACGTTCTTGCTCTGGCGCGTTCCCCACACCAGGCTTTCCCTGACCGTCGCTCCGGTCTCGATCAGCTTGTGCGGCCACAGCTTGACTGCGGGCAGGATGGTCCCCCTCTCCTTTATGACCGAATCCTCGCCGACCACGGCCCCTTCGTAGACCCCGGCCCCCGCCTGGACTTGAACTCGGCTGCCGAGCACCGCTCCGCGGATGGCGGACCGGCGTCCGACATAGACGTGATCCCAAAGGACGCTCCGTTTAATGGAGGCCTCCGGCTGGATGGTGCAGCCCCGGCCTAGAACGGTAAACGCTTCGATCCTGGCGTCACGCCCGATCCGGCAGTGGTCGCCGACCAGGACCGGCCCCTCAAGGAGGCAGTCCGGATCGATGTGGGTGTCCCGGCCGGCCCAAACCCGCGGGGCGATTTCCGCCCCGGGGATCCGGATGGCGACCCTCCCCGACAGGGCGTCCTGATGGGCCTGCCAGTATTGCCTCAAGTCTCCGATATCACACCAATAGCCCGGAAGCACGAGGCCGTAAAGGGGTTTGTTCTCACGCAGCAATAAAGGAAAAAGGTCCTTGGAGAAATCGAACTTCTGCCCCGGGGCGAAAAAGTCCAGCACCTCGGGTTCCAGTACGTAAATGCCGGTGTTTACCGTGTCGCTGAACACCTCGCCCCAGCCGGGTTTCTCAAGGAAGCGGATGATCCGCCCGTCCTCACCGGTGATGACGACGCCGTACTCCAGCGGAGTTTCAACACGGGTCAGGACCAGCGTGCCGACGGCCCTCTGTTCGTGGTGGAAACTTAAGGCCCGGGAAAGGTCGAGGTCGGTAAGGGCGTCGCCGCTAACCACCAGGAAGGTCTCGTCGAGAAACGCGCCCGCGTTCTTCACGCTTCCGGCCGTACCCAAGGGGCTTTCCTCAATGAAGTAGTGGAGGCGGACACCGAAATCCGAGCCGTCTCCGAAGTGCTCACGGACGGCATCGGGGAGGTATTGTAAGGTCACCCCGATCTCGGTGATCCCGTGGGCCCGGAGCAGGTCCACACAGTATTCCATGATCGGCCGGTTTAATACCGGGACCAGGGGCTTGGGCCGCCCGCAGGTTAAGGGACGCAGGCGAGAGCCTTCTCCTCCGGCCATGATGATCGCCTTCATGCCTTAGCGCTCACACCCCCTGTTATTCTGTGCTTCCAGCGCATGCGGGGACGCCGGGGTATAGGTTGGACCGG
The sequence above is a segment of the Thermoanaerobacterales bacterium genome. Coding sequences within it:
- a CDS encoding DUF1957 domain-containing protein; translated protein: MPEGYLSIVLHAHLPFVRHPEYEHALEERWLYEALTESYIPQIWSFEHLLEDRVPFKITISLSPTLLAMLVDPFLQERYQRHLERLLELADKEVHRARGTHFETVTHMYRAHFRQAYDTFGRYHRNLVGAFRALQDSGAVELITTAATHGYLPLMMLYPEAVRAQVGVGVQLYEELFGRRPAGIWLPECAYTPGLDRILKEFGIRYFFTDTHGILFASHRPRFGIFAPVYCPSGVAAFGRDIESSKQVWSAREGYPGDPDYREYYRDIGFDLDEDYIRPYIHPDGTRINTGFKYYRVTGRGAHKEPYVPSWAHNKAEIHAGNFMFNRQHQVRYLRRFMDRPPLIVAPYDAELFGHWWFEGPLWLEKLCRKMAAEQSEISMITPSEYLQRHPCNQVAVPCESSWGDKGYHEVWLCDKNDWIYRHLHWAAERMIELARTYPAAEGLQRRALNQAARELLLAQASDWAFIMATGTMTEYAVRRTKTHLLNFKGLWHQLQENRLEDPWVAELESRHNPFPHLDYRIYHPAGVA
- a CDS encoding sugar phosphate nucleotidyltransferase: MKAIIMAGGEGSRLRPLTCGRPKPLVPVLNRPIMEYCVDLLRAHGITEIGVTLQYLPDAVREHFGDGSDFGVRLHYFIEESPLGTAGSVKNAGAFLDETFLVVSGDALTDLDLSRALSFHHEQRAVGTLVLTRVETPLEYGVVITGEDGRIIRFLEKPGWGEVFSDTVNTGIYVLEPEVLDFFAPGQKFDFSKDLFPLLLRENKPLYGLVLPGYWCDIGDLRQYWQAHQDALSGRVAIRIPGAEIAPRVWAGRDTHIDPDCLLEGPVLVGDHCRIGRDARIEAFTVLGRGCTIQPEASIKRSVLWDHVYVGRRSAIRGAVLGSRVQVQAGAGVYEGAVVGEDSVIKERGTILPAVKLWPHKLIETGATVRESLVWGTRQSKNVFGTEGIGGLVNVEMTPEFAARVAAVFGAAMGRGKTVAVSSDVYPASTMLRRAVAAGLQSAGAHVLDLGGATTPMHRFAVRSLACTGGVHVRLSAREPERAVLLFTDQHGANISRSLERKMENLLAREDFARVEPSAVREPALLQGMAEAYLQAMLSEVDLPALRARGGSVVCALDPANLERVLDSWTRETGMEITNIMPPGEGEKEAPQEWAALQELVPHVAATVVERRARAGVVMDAGGEHLILIDDRGRVIQDDLLTVLIVLYVLKTQGGPVVVPVTAPQTIETLAERYQATVVRTKTALRDFIERILAEDVSQFFLHFDALAALTRILSFAAGADTSLSRLVDEIPAFYTHRKDVPVSWEAKGRVIRRLIEDEGGKKARMEVLDGVKVFHPEGWSLVLPDPEQPVCRVFSEGASMEIAESLTEMYIDKIKKIINEN